One window of the Candidatus Goldiibacteriota bacterium HGW-Goldbacteria-1 genome contains the following:
- a CDS encoding DEAD/DEAH box helicase — MTDTHTLFSGLGIDKKILDILAKLKFTVPTPIQAKAIPIAVEGKDIIGIAQTGTGKTFAFGIPMVQMLSKNGGKGLILLPTRELALQVNEALLQLIPAFKMKSLVIIGGHDMQGQVDGIGQSPDIIIATPGRLIDHLNRGNLELNKVNFLVLDEADRMLDMGFLRDIQEILSVISKKRQTLLFSATMPGDILKIAEQYMQLPVVTEIAPAGTAIELVSQELYVVKPEMKSVLVLELLKEVTGSVLVFTRTKKSAAKIAQKLKKSGIAAAEIHSDLAMHERNRSLEGFKSKKYRVLVATDIAARGIDVTGIELVINYDLPDDASNYVHRIGRTGRAGLTGRAISLAAPDQGAEVKAIEAIIRTVIPVIKHHKVPHEGFTSVPLIPLPKPYEAARPPKFDRHNEKKKWKDRD, encoded by the coding sequence ATGACGGATACTCACACTTTATTTTCAGGGTTGGGTATTGATAAAAAAATTCTTGATATCCTTGCCAAATTAAAATTCACTGTCCCGACCCCGATACAGGCAAAAGCCATACCAATAGCGGTTGAAGGAAAAGATATAATAGGAATAGCCCAGACCGGAACGGGCAAGACTTTTGCTTTTGGTATCCCTATGGTGCAGATGCTTTCTAAAAACGGCGGCAAAGGCTTAATTTTATTACCCACGCGAGAGCTTGCGCTTCAGGTAAACGAAGCCCTGCTTCAGCTTATCCCCGCTTTTAAAATGAAAAGCCTTGTAATCATCGGCGGCCATGATATGCAGGGGCAGGTGGACGGAATTGGGCAGTCTCCGGACATCATAATCGCCACGCCGGGGCGGCTTATAGACCACCTTAACCGGGGAAATCTGGAATTAAACAAAGTGAATTTTCTTGTCCTTGACGAAGCGGACAGGATGCTTGATATGGGGTTTTTAAGGGACATTCAGGAAATACTTTCTGTCATCAGCAAAAAAAGGCAGACGCTTCTTTTTTCCGCCACTATGCCGGGGGATATTTTGAAAATAGCGGAGCAGTATATGCAGCTGCCGGTTGTGACTGAAATTGCGCCGGCAGGCACAGCCATAGAACTTGTAAGCCAGGAACTTTACGTTGTAAAGCCGGAAATGAAAAGCGTGCTTGTACTGGAGCTTTTAAAAGAAGTGACAGGCAGCGTGCTTGTGTTTACGCGCACAAAAAAGTCAGCGGCGAAGATTGCTCAAAAATTAAAAAAATCCGGCATTGCCGCGGCAGAGATACATTCAGACCTTGCAATGCATGAAAGAAACAGGTCTCTTGAAGGGTTTAAATCAAAAAAGTACCGCGTGCTGGTGGCAACCGATATTGCCGCCCGCGGCATTGATGTTACCGGAATTGAACTTGTAATTAATTACGACCTGCCTGATGACGCTTCCAATTACGTGCACAGGATAGGCAGGACAGGCCGCGCCGGTTTAACCGGCCGTGCGATATCGCTTGCCGCCCCTGACCAGGGCGCGGAAGTAAAAGCCATTGAAGCAATCATAAGGACTGTAATACCGGTTATAAAACACCATAAAGTCCCGCATGAAGGGTTTACATCGGTCCCGCTGATACCGCTGCCAAAACCGTATGAAGCCGCACGCCCGCCCAAGTTTGACCGGCACAATGAGAAAAAGAAGTGGAAGGACAGGGATTGA
- a CDS encoding cation-efflux pump codes for MNEADSKRSLRVIIIGLIGNVSLAALKMAAGVFGHSQTMIADSVNHIGDTISDIMLLIGHRFWTAPPDDTHPHGHRRIETFIAIIVGVLIALTGIFIGYNAIITFREPQGAKPELIALYAAIFSMIIKELLHRYTIKHGKSLRSPALIAKAADHRADAVEAIPAALAVAGAIFIPQWGFLDHVGALIVSVFIIQMSIKVIVPSFNELTDKGAPPQTLASIEDLCMKVDGVKSFHKLRTRHLGSMLAVEIHIQLDGDLTVREGHVISGKVKNCLLNSDLDIIDVVIHIEPDK; via the coding sequence ATGAACGAAGCAGACAGTAAAAGGTCTTTACGGGTAATTATTATCGGGCTTATAGGAAACGTCTCCCTTGCCGCGTTAAAAATGGCAGCCGGTGTTTTTGGACACAGCCAGACAATGATTGCCGATTCCGTAAACCACATAGGCGACACAATATCAGATATTATGCTGCTTATAGGCCATAGGTTCTGGACTGCGCCGCCTGATGATACGCACCCTCACGGCCACAGGCGTATTGAAACGTTTATCGCAATCATAGTGGGAGTGCTTATAGCGTTAACGGGAATTTTTATCGGCTACAACGCGATAATAACTTTCAGGGAGCCGCAAGGCGCAAAACCGGAGCTTATTGCCCTTTACGCTGCAATATTTTCCATGATAATAAAAGAACTTCTTCACCGGTACACAATAAAACACGGCAAATCACTTCGCTCCCCCGCTTTAATAGCAAAAGCCGCAGACCACAGGGCGGACGCGGTGGAAGCAATTCCCGCGGCGCTTGCGGTTGCCGGCGCTATTTTTATCCCGCAGTGGGGATTTCTTGACCACGTTGGCGCGCTTATAGTAAGCGTCTTTATAATTCAGATGTCAATAAAAGTAATTGTGCCTTCATTCAATGAATTAACAGACAAAGGCGCGCCGCCGCAGACGCTTGCGTCAATTGAAGACTTATGCATGAAAGTGGACGGGGTTAAAAGTTTTCACAAACTGCGCACGCGCCACCTTGGAAGCATGCTGGCAGTGGAAATTCACATACAGCTTGACGGAGATTTAACAGTGCGCGAAGGGCATGTAATTTCCGGAAAGGTAAAAAACTGCCTTTTAAATTCAGACCTTGATATTATAGACGTGGTAATTCACATAGAACCTGATAAATAA
- a CDS encoding arsenate reductase ArsC, with product MEKVLFICIHNSARSQMAEAYLNKFGGEKFTAESAGLEPGVLNPLVVKVMAEDGIDISGNKTKSVFDFYKQGKLFSYVVAVCDAEAAERCPIFPGTGQKLHWPFNDPSKAEGTEEEKLAKIRGIRDSIRSEVIKFIKDYSE from the coding sequence ATGGAAAAAGTGCTTTTTATCTGTATCCACAACAGCGCGCGGTCACAGATGGCAGAGGCTTATTTGAATAAATTTGGAGGGGAAAAGTTCACAGCTGAAAGCGCGGGGCTGGAACCGGGCGTTTTAAACCCCCTTGTTGTAAAGGTAATGGCGGAAGACGGTATAGACATATCCGGCAATAAAACCAAGAGCGTATTTGATTTTTATAAGCAGGGAAAATTATTCTCTTATGTTGTGGCTGTCTGCGACGCGGAAGCCGCGGAAAGGTGCCCGATATTTCCCGGTACCGGTCAAAAACTTCACTGGCCTTTTAATGACCCGTCAAAGGCCGAAGGGACAGAAGAAGAAAAACTTGCCAAAATCCGCGGTATCCGCGATTCCATAAGATCTGAGGTAATAAAGTTTATCAAAGATTACTCTGAATAG
- a CDS encoding cytochrome C biogenesis protein: MIEQIFTSLTLALDKAPAIALSASFIWGILSILLSPCHLASIPLIIGFVGAQGDKITIKKAFLISLLFSAGILITIAVIGVVTGLMGKMLGNTGPWGNVFVAVVFIIVGLYLLEIISFPFLNSISQPKFEKRGYWAAFILGLVFGVALGPCTFAYMAPMLAVAFNYAAENILYSVLLVTLYAAGHCGVIVLAGTFTELVEKYLHWGEKSKAVMIIKKACGVLVILAAVYLLYGAFF; encoded by the coding sequence ATGATTGAACAGATATTCACATCGCTGACCCTTGCCCTTGATAAAGCGCCGGCAATTGCGCTGTCCGCTTCTTTTATATGGGGCATACTTAGCATCCTTTTAAGCCCGTGCCACCTGGCTTCTATACCGCTTATAATAGGTTTTGTGGGCGCTCAGGGGGATAAGATTACGATAAAAAAAGCTTTTTTAATTTCGCTTTTATTCTCGGCAGGTATCCTTATTACAATAGCCGTTATCGGGGTTGTAACAGGCCTTATGGGAAAAATGCTGGGTAATACAGGCCCGTGGGGTAATGTATTTGTAGCTGTTGTTTTTATTATTGTGGGGCTGTATCTGCTTGAAATAATCTCATTTCCTTTTTTAAATAGTATAAGCCAGCCAAAATTTGAAAAGCGCGGATACTGGGCTGCTTTTATTCTGGGGCTTGTATTCGGCGTGGCGCTTGGGCCGTGCACGTTTGCTTACATGGCGCCAATGCTGGCAGTGGCGTTTAACTATGCCGCGGAAAATATTCTGTACTCGGTCCTGCTTGTCACTCTTTACGCCGCAGGCCACTGCGGGGTAATAGTGCTTGCCGGAACATTCACGGAACTTGTGGAAAAATACCTGCACTGGGGCGAAAAATCCAAGGCTGTAATGATTATCAAAAAAGCGTGCGGTGTGCTTGTTATTTTGGCTGCCGTTTACCTTTTATACGGCGCGTTTTTTTAA
- a CDS encoding thioredoxin, giving the protein MKKIIIAFVILAVSFVFIFAGSRPKAVGTNQVQPQETAAPVKAADVKSASKIKVTFIELGSVKCVPCKMMVPVMEEIEKKYGKEVKVVFHDVWTPAGEPYAKQFGIRGIPTQIFLDENGKEFHRHTGFYPLEQILPVLEKAGVKIEK; this is encoded by the coding sequence ATGAAAAAAATTATTATTGCATTTGTAATTCTGGCTGTGTCTTTTGTATTTATATTTGCGGGAAGCAGGCCCAAAGCTGTTGGTACAAATCAGGTTCAGCCTCAGGAAACTGCTGCACCGGTTAAAGCTGCCGATGTGAAATCCGCGTCTAAAATTAAAGTAACATTTATTGAACTTGGGTCTGTAAAATGCGTGCCGTGCAAGATGATGGTGCCGGTAATGGAAGAGATAGAGAAAAAATACGGCAAAGAAGTAAAGGTGGTATTTCATGACGTGTGGACGCCTGCCGGCGAACCGTACGCGAAGCAGTTTGGGATAAGGGGAATACCCACGCAGATATTTCTTGATGAAAATGGGAAAGAATTTCACAGGCATACCGGATTTTATCCGCTTGAACAGATTCTGCCGGTGCTTGAAAAAGCGGGGGTGAAAATTGAAAAATAA
- a CDS encoding thioredoxin family protein, with protein MKIAVLGTGCPKCIKTEEVVRKVVADNKVDAEVIKVKEISEIMKYNVMMTPAVAVDGKVVVSGKIPSEAEIKKALGL; from the coding sequence ATGAAGATAGCTGTTCTGGGTACGGGATGTCCAAAGTGCATTAAGACAGAAGAAGTGGTGCGTAAAGTTGTGGCGGATAATAAAGTTGACGCGGAAGTGATAAAGGTTAAGGAGATAAGCGAAATAATGAAATATAACGTGATGATGACGCCTGCGGTTGCGGTTGACGGCAAAGTGGTTGTTTCCGGCAAGATACCAAGTGAAGCTGAAATTAAAAAAGCCCTGGGGCTTTAA
- a CDS encoding ArsR family transcriptional regulator — protein sequence MERALEVFAALSDKTRLRTYRLLLKAGKDIAVCELIDALSESQYNVSKHLQILKTAGMVKETRKGRWVLYSVIESPEVELAEPVLKMQEEIFKTDMERLKKRLSLRNGDDIVSCQLARQLMEA from the coding sequence ATGGAAAGGGCACTGGAAGTATTTGCGGCATTGTCTGACAAAACCAGGCTGCGCACATACAGGTTGCTTTTAAAGGCGGGAAAAGACATCGCGGTATGCGAACTTATAGACGCGCTGTCAGAAAGCCAGTATAACGTGTCAAAACACCTGCAGATACTAAAGACCGCGGGCATGGTAAAGGAAACAAGAAAAGGCAGATGGGTTCTTTACTCTGTCATTGAAAGCCCTGAAGTTGAACTGGCAGAACCGGTCCTTAAAATGCAGGAAGAAATATTTAAAACAGATATGGAAAGGCTGAAAAAACGATTAAGCCTGCGCAATGGCGATGATATTGTTTCGTGCCAGCTTGCAAGGCAGCTTATGGAGGCATAA
- a CDS encoding zinc-binding protein yields the protein MSDCCGSSNDAIICACSGAADVGFLSDRAARMLSVAGHGSMYCLAGVGADIESFVKGAKDSGRVIVIDGCPVKCGKKAMDNHGVKSESYVVTEFGFKKGETGMSEDTVKDAFLKIQDAVSAKAPSDCCNGGGSSCGCGGKC from the coding sequence ATGAGTGACTGTTGTGGAAGTTCAAATGACGCGATAATCTGCGCGTGTTCAGGAGCGGCTGACGTGGGTTTTTTAAGCGATAGGGCTGCAAGGATGCTCTCTGTTGCGGGGCACGGCAGTATGTACTGCCTGGCAGGCGTGGGCGCGGATATTGAAAGTTTTGTAAAAGGCGCCAAAGATTCCGGCCGTGTAATTGTTATAGACGGCTGCCCGGTAAAATGCGGAAAGAAAGCAATGGATAATCACGGTGTAAAAAGTGAATCATATGTTGTCACTGAATTTGGTTTTAAAAAGGGCGAAACAGGAATGTCGGAAGACACTGTAAAGGACGCGTTTTTAAAGATTCAGGATGCTGTTTCAGCAAAAGCCCCTTCTGACTGCTGTAATGGCGGCGGTTCTTCGTGCGGCTGCGGCGGTAAGTGCTGA